One window from the genome of Nicotiana sylvestris chromosome 9, ASM39365v2, whole genome shotgun sequence encodes:
- the LOC104240136 gene encoding scarecrow-like protein 3, with protein MLQDDGSSSVTSSSPLQNFPMMSLSPTFNSPYNWLKELKSEERGLYLIHLLLTCANHVAGGNLENANIALDQISQLASPNGDTMQRIASYFAEALADRILRSWPGIYKALHSTKLSIVSEDILVKKMFFEYFPFMKVASLITNQAIIEAMEGEKMVHIVDLNASEPLQWRALLQDLSARPEGPPHLRITGVHQQKEVLEQIAHVLTEEAEKLDIPFQFHQVVSKLENLDVEKLRVKTGEALAISSVMQLHTLLAHEDEHQKKSPLGLKHMNGLHLQRALLNQNTLGDLLEKETANVFSPGNESASSSPLSPTASAKMDGFLHALWGLSPKVMVVTEQDSNHNGTTLMERLSESLYFYAALFDCLEFTLQRTSLERLKVEKMLFGEEIKNIVACEGVERKERHEKLDKWFQRFDGAGFKNVPLSYYAMLQARRLLQSYSCEGYKIKEENGCVVICWQDRALFSVSAWRCRR; from the coding sequence ATGTTACAAGATGATGGTTCATCATCAGTGACCTCATCATCACCTCTTCAGAATTTTCCAATGATGTCACTTTCACCTACTTTTAATTCACCATACAATtggctcaaggagttgaaatctGAGGAAAGAGGTTTATATCTAATTCACCTTTTGCTCACTTGTGCTAACCATGTAGCTGGTGGCAATCTTGAGAATGCTAACATTGCACTTGACCAAATCTCTCAATTAGCTTCTCCTAATGGAGATACAATGCAACGAATCGCCTCGTATTTCGCTGAGGCGCTTGCTGATAGGATACTGAGATCTTGGCCTGGTATTTATAAGGCCTTGCATTCGACTAAGTTGTCGATTGTATCAGAAGACATACTGGTCAAGAAAATGTTTTTCGAGTACTTTCCGTTCATGAAAGTAGCTTCTTTGATCACGAATCAAGCGATCATCGAAGCTATGGAAGGAGAAAAGATGGTTCATATTGTTGATCTCAATGCTTCTGAACCCCTTCAGTGGCGCGCGCTGCTTCAGGATTTGAGCGCGCGCCCTGAAGGACCGCCCCATTTGCGGATTACGGGGGTTCATCAGCAAAAGGAAGTGTTAGAGCAAATAGCACATGTTCTAACAGAAGAAGCTGAAAAGTTGGATATCCCTTTTCAGTTCCATCAAGTAGTTAGCAAATTGGAAAATCTTGATGTTGAAAAACTACGAGTTAAAACCGGGGAGGCATTGGCGATTAGTTCAGTTATGCAATTGCACACTCTTCTTGCACATGAAGATGAACACCAAAAGAAATCTCCTTTGGGTCTCAAGCATATGAATGGCCTTCATTTGCAAAGGGCATTACTCAACCAAAATACTTTAGGGGACTTGCTCGAAAAGGAAACAGCTAATGTTTTTAGTCCGGGAAATGAATCGGCATCTTCATCTCCGCTATCTCCGACTGCATCAGCAAAGATGGACGGATTCCTCCACGCGTTATGGGGTTTGTCTCCAAAGGTCATGGTGGTCACAGAACAAGATTCGAACCACAATGGAACGACCCTTATGGAAAGGCTATCCGAGTCATTGTATTTTTACGCTGCATTATTCGATTGTCTTGAGTTCACACTACAGAGAACGTCATTAGAGCGATTAAAGGTTGAGAAAATGCTATTCGGCGAGGAGATCAAGAATATCGTAGCGTGTGAGGGAGTCGAGCGGAAGGAAAGGCACGAAAAACTGGATAAGTGGTTTCAAAGATTCGATGGAGCCGGTTTCAAGAATGTGCCTCTGAGTTATTATGCAATGTTGCAGGCAAGGAGATTGTTGCAGAGTTATAGTTGTGAAGGatacaagattaaagaagagaatGGTTGCGTGGTGATTTGTTGGCAAGATCGCGCTCTTTTTTCAGTATCTGCTTGGAGATGTAGGAGGTGA